The Silene latifolia isolate original U9 population chromosome Y, ASM4854445v1, whole genome shotgun sequence sequence CGAAGTATAATATAAAAGGTGTCATAATTTGCGGATTTAGaacatttatctttttttttggtAAGATGTAAGATCTATTATAAAAGAGAATAATTACAAATCAGGATGCTTAAACCATGCTCACGATAAGCAAAGTTTAGCCCCTCCCACCAGGTACCAAAAGCACATTTCAAAGACAATCAACTAGAGATAAAGCAAAACAACACTAAAATACAACTCTAGTCCCTAGACCTCAGTGTACTATAGAAAGAACATGTTCAGGCTCCTTCGTTTTGGCAAATTTTCTTTAGCCAGTTAGCATCAGTCCTGTGAATTGGTGCCTTAATCAGATGCAAGCACCTATCAGTCATCATCCTCCTGATTTCATTAGCATTATTTTCTGGTCTATGGAATTTATACTCCAATCTGCACGCGTTTCTCTGCTGCGAGATAACATAAACATAAGCATTCACCACAACTTTCATCACTCTCTTCTTCAGTCTGGAGTGTCTGCAGTTCAGGACCTATTGAAGGGTGTCTGTCCTAACCATATTTAAACCAAGCCACTCACTTACCCTGCCCATTACCTTCCTGCTATATTCACAATCAAAAAACAGATGTTGTATAGTCTCTTCCTCTTTCTCACAAATGCAACAAAGTGAAGAATCACTCACCCCAATTCTCTTCAGTTTGTGTCTAGTGTTTAGAGCATTCATATGCACTAACCAGGCAATAAATCTATGCTTAGGCACTGCACAATTATGCCAGACCAGATGGAACCACTCCACCTTAGGTTTAGCAGTCCTCATCAAATTATATCCATTCCTTATCCTATATTCAGTAGGATTCACATACCAAATTCCTTGGTTAAAGCCTTGTTTCAGCTCCTCCTTTCCTTGGCAAAttttcctccaactccaactaGAGTCCGCAGTAGGTCTGTAATCAGTCCAAGGTGTCCCTTTCAGGTAGACATGACTTATCCATTGCACCCATAGTTTATCCGGTTTGGCATAGACCCACCAAACAAGCTTCCCAACTGCTGCAATATTGCATTGCTGAATGTTTTTGAGGCCTAAGCCCCCTTCTTTTTTTGGTGTACAGACTGCATCTCATGCCACCAGTGGAGCCTTTGTATATTCAGATCAGTCTTCCCATAGGTAGTTCCCGCATAGGCTGTCAATCCTATTCAATACTCCTTTAGGTATGACAAAGATCATAGCCCAATAATTGTAGCCAAAACTGATTGAATGAGAATGAGTCTGCCTGCATATGACAGTTTTTTAGCACCAATGCTCTGAATCCTAATTATAATCTTATAAGTAAGACACCTACAATCATGCTTAGTCAGTCTTGTGGTTTGGATGGGGATCCccaagtagacctggcaaaacgggtcaacgggtcgggttcgggtcgggtcaattcgggttgggtcagttcgggtttctcattgatttcgggttaactCGGGTCGGGACGGGAAATTTCGGGcctgtttcgggtttgttggtcgggtcaagcgggtcgggttgtttcgggtcgggtcaatgaATCATAGAGAAAttgtcatttcaagtcttttaagttcaattatagttatattttgtcggattgggtcattttcgggtcaggcCAGTTCGGGTCAAGAAAGcccgggtcatgttcgggtcaggtcgggtcaactcgggttttcgggtcacattcgggtgatgtagtttgGGTCACTTCTGGTCTCGAGTCAGCCTTTTCGGATCGggcgggtcaatcgggtcgggttgcttttgtcaGGTCTATCCCCAAGTACCTGAAAGGCATATGTCCCTCAATAAAACCTGAGACACTTAAAATTTCCTCTTTATTAGCTGAGACCATTCCATTAAAATATGCATTAGAGTTCCCTGGGCTCATCTTCAAACCAGAAGATTTAGAAAAGGTGGAGAAAGCTCTAAGGAGAGTCATTATGGACGCTTTGTCTCCCTTACAAAAGAGGagaagatcatcagcaaacatcaaatGGCAAAGCTTAATGTGAGCACACCTTGGATGAAAATTGAAGGGATAATTCTCAGTGGCATAGCTCAGCATTCTAGATAGATATTCCATACAAATAGTGAAGAGTAGAGGATCGGAGATAGCGGATCTCCTTGTCTTAGCCCTCTTTGACCCTTAAAGAACCCAAACTTTTCTCCATTAAGGTTCAAAGAAAATGTTGCACTTGTAACACAAAGTCATAATCTATTGCCTGAAGATAGAACATGTATCTTAGTTGTTGGTACATGTGAAATGACGGTTGTATTGTAAGAAGGACAGCAATAGAATGATATAGTTGTTGATCAAACATTTATCATTCCTAACTGATTTTGTGATCATTGATCTCACATTCAAGCTTGCTCTAACTGATTGCTATTAGTTG is a genomic window containing:
- the LOC141631886 gene encoding uncharacterized protein LOC141631886, whose amino-acid sequence is MLSYATENYPFNFHPRCAHIKLCHLMFADDLLLFCKGDKASIMTLLRAFSTFSKSSGLKMSPGNSNAYFNGMVSANKEEILSVSVCTPKKEGGLGLKNIQQCNIAAVGKLVWWVYAKPDKLWVQWISHVYLKGTPWTDYRPTADSSWSWRKICQGKEELKQGFNQGIWYVNPTEYRIRNGYNLMRTAKPKVEWFHLVWHNCAVPKHRFIAWLVHMNALNTRHKLKRIGVSDSSLCCICEKEEETIQHLFFDCEYSRKVMGRQRNACRLEYKFHRPENNANEIRRMMTDRCLHLIKAPIHRTDANWLKKICQNEGA